From one Gossypium hirsutum isolate 1008001.06 chromosome D08, Gossypium_hirsutum_v2.1, whole genome shotgun sequence genomic stretch:
- the LOC107900877 gene encoding brassinosteroid-responsive RING protein 1: MGFPVGYTEVFLPKLFVHTLSFLGFIRNLISALLNFMGLTNFLETDAVWPENPTRTTPEHPPVSALLIREILPVIKYEELVVVGDPPESCAVCLYEFEGREEIRWLRNCRHVFHRACLDRWMDHDKKTCPLCRTSFVPDELQDEFNQRLWAASGIADFYGEYSSVPGL; encoded by the coding sequence ATGGGGTTTCCAGTTGGTTACACCGAAGTTTTCTTGCCGAAACTCTTCGTTCACACGCTTTCCTTTCTGGGTTTCATCCGGAATCTGATCTCCGCACTTTTAAATTTCATGGGACTCACCAATTTCCTCGAAACAGACGCAGTCTGGCCCGAAAACCCGACCCGAACGACACCCGAGCATCCGCCCGTATCAGCTCTCCTGATCCGGGAGATACTTCCCGTCATAAAGTACGAGGAGCTCGTCGTCGTGGGGGACCCGCCGGAGAGCTGCGCTGTTTGCTTGTACGAGTTCGAAGGCCGGGAAGAGATCAGGTGGTTGAGGAACTGTAGGCACGTTTTCCATAGGGCGTGTTTGGACCGTTGGATGGACCATGATAAGAAAACGTGTCCGCTTTGTAGGACGTCGTTCGTGCCCGACGAGTTGCAAGACGAGTTTAATCAACGGCTCTGGGCTGCTTCTGGGATCGCCGATTTTTACGGCGAATACAGTTCGGTTCCAGGATTGTAG